The Anaerolineae bacterium nucleotide sequence GGATTCCTCCATCGTCGTGGGTCTGCGCCTGGTCAAAGAGGGCAAGGCGCGCGCCTTCGTCTCCATGGGCAACACCGGCGCGGTGATGGCGGCCGCCCTGTTCCATCTGGGGCGTATCAGGGGGGTGAAACGGCCGGCGCTGGCCACCATCTTTCCCACCATGCAGGGCTTCTGCCTCCTGCTGGACATCGGCGCCAACGCCGACTGCAAGCCGGAGTACCTCTTGCAGTTCGGGATGATGGGCTCTCTGTACGCCCGACGTGTGCTGGGGGTGGAATCGCCGCGGGTCGGCATCGTCTCGAACGGCGAGGAAGAGGGCAAGGGCAATCAGCTCGTCAAGGATGCCTATAAGTTGTTGAAAGCCAGCCCGCTCCAATTTGTCGGCAATGTCGAGGGCAAGGATATCCCCGCGCACCTGGCCGATGTGGTCGTCACCGACGGCTTCACCGGCAACGTCATCATCAAGACAGCCGAAGGCATGGCCAAGATGATGAAGACTTTCATCAAGGAAGAGCTGTACCGCTCTCCCGTATCCATGCTGGGCGGGCTGCTGGCCAAGGGGGCGTTCGACCGCATCGGCAAACGCACCGATTACAGCGAGTTCGGCGGCGCGGTACTGCTGGGGGT carries:
- the plsX gene encoding phosphate acyltransferase PlsX; translated protein: DSSIVVGLRLVKEGKARAFVSMGNTGAVMAAALFHLGRIRGVKRPALATIFPTMQGFCLLLDIGANADCKPEYLLQFGMMGSLYARRVLGVESPRVGIVSNGEEEGKGNQLVKDAYKLLKASPLQFVGNVEGKDIPAHLADVVVTDGFTGNVIIKTAEGMAKMMKTFIKEELYRSPVSMLGGLLAKGAFDRIGKRTDYSEFGGAVLLGVDGIVIIGHGRSNGWAVRSALRVAAQAVASGVLEDIRQDLAAQMGAEEEVEEALEL